AAAGGAAAGAGTTCAGGACAACTATCACCGCTGGCTGGTTGGTATGTACCTCAAAATAGCAAACAAAAGATGCTTTCATGTTCATGCACTTCGAAGATGCTTTCACGTTTCATGCTTTCGTCCTTCATCCTTTCCCAATTTGGACCTTTCTCTCCTTTAACTACCTTCACTAATTTAGACGTATCGAAACATCACAGAAACGGTTCAAGAACGCGACACAGTGGCATAGAGCAACCGCACATAAAAATGGCATCACAACACAAAACCTCAAACATAACTCAACCATGGCAAAGTTCAGTTCCAGAAAAAAATCCTCCATTTGGGTCCCCAACGGTTGCATCTTCTTCCTCGGAGGAGCACTCACAACCCTCCTTCTCCTCTGGGGTCTATCCTCCTTCATAATCCCCATCCCAAACTCTGACCCAGAACTCAACCCTGTCTCCACAAAACTCAGTTCCCTCCAATTCCCCACAAACACCGACTCACCAGAAACAACTTTTTACGACGACCCCGAAACGAGTTACACCATGGACAAGCCCATGCACAACTGGGACGAGAAGAGAAAACAGTGGCTTTTGCATCATCCTTCATTCACCGTCACGACACATGATAGCAAGATCCTCGTCGTGACGGGGTCGCAGCCGAAGCGCTGCCACAACCCCATCGGCGATCACCTTCTATTAAGGTTCTTCAAGAACAAGGTTGACTACTGCCGCCTCCACAACTACGACATAATTTACAATAACGCCCTATTGCACCCCAAAATGGGATCATACTGGGCCAAGTACCCGGTGATCCGAGCCGCCATGGTGGCTCACCCGGAGGCCGAGTGGGTCTGGTGGGTCGACTCGGACGCGGTCTTCACCGACATGGAGTTCACTCTCCCTCTCAACCGCTACAAGGACCACAACCTCGTTGTCCACGGTTGGGAAAATCTCGTACGTGAAAACCGTAGCTGGACGGGGCTTAACGCCGGCGTTTTCCTCATGAGAAACTGTCAGTGGTCGTTGGATTTTATGGACGTGTGGGCCAGCATGGGCCCAATGTCCCCGGAGTATGAAAAATGGGGGGAAACCTTAAAATCCACGTTCAAGGACAAGGTTCTTCCGGACTCGGACGATCAGACGGCGCTGGCATATCTGATCGCGGTTGAGAACAAATGGGCGGACAAGATCTTTCTGGAGAGTGAGTACTATTTCCAAGGCTACTGGTTGGAGATTTCGAAGACTTACTATAACGTTAGCGAGAGGTACGATGAGGTGGAGAGAAAGGTTAAAGGATTGAGGAGGAGGCACGCGGAGAAAGTGAGTGAAAGTTATGGTTTGATGAGGGAGGAGTATTTGAACGATGTGGGAGAGTGGAAGAGGCCTTTCATCACGCATTTCACTGGGTGCCAACCCTGCAATGGACACCATAACCCTGCGTATGATGCTATGGATTGCTGGAAC
This genomic interval from Glycine max cultivar Williams 82 chromosome 5, Glycine_max_v4.0, whole genome shotgun sequence contains the following:
- the LOC100782286 gene encoding galactomannan galactosyltransferase 1, yielding MAKFSSRKKSSIWVPNGCIFFLGGALTTLLLLWGLSSFIIPIPNSDPELNPVSTKLSSLQFPTNTDSPETTFYDDPETSYTMDKPMHNWDEKRKQWLLHHPSFTVTTHDSKILVVTGSQPKRCHNPIGDHLLLRFFKNKVDYCRLHNYDIIYNNALLHPKMGSYWAKYPVIRAAMVAHPEAEWVWWVDSDAVFTDMEFTLPLNRYKDHNLVVHGWENLVRENRSWTGLNAGVFLMRNCQWSLDFMDVWASMGPMSPEYEKWGETLKSTFKDKVLPDSDDQTALAYLIAVENKWADKIFLESEYYFQGYWLEISKTYYNVSERYDEVERKVKGLRRRHAEKVSESYGLMREEYLNDVGEWKRPFITHFTGCQPCNGHHNPAYDAMDCWNSMERALNFADNQVLRVYGYMRKDLLNKAISPIPFDYPNVV